In Roseofilum casamattae BLCC-M143, the following are encoded in one genomic region:
- a CDS encoding TIGR03960 family B12-binding radical SAM protein, whose amino-acid sequence MAVAVERLLTPDIHKPTRYIGGEIGAVYKPWDDATVHWVLSYPELYELGSSNLGHQILYKIINTQPRQLCDRAYLPGPDLNAKLRSTNTPLFALESRRSLQEFDIIGFSLGYELGATNILEMLDLAGIPLTWTERNSSNFPLIFAGGQTATSNPEPYAEFLDFIALGDGEELLPEIGLVVEEGIRNNFSRENLLLDLAQVPGVYVPQFYGPSAGGTIIPLRSDVPKKVVRRTAPPMPAYSVGLVPYVETIHDRLIVEVRRGCTRGCRFCQPGMLTRPARDVNPDDVVETLSEGLKTTGYDEISLLSLSCSDYLALPAVGMELRNRLQEQKIAISLPSQRVDRFDENIGNILGETRKGSLTFAPEAGTQRMRDVINKGLTNEELLRGVKSAYDQGWDRVKLYFMIGLPGETDVDVLGIAETVAWLQRECRAPKRKRLSITLTISNFTPKPHTPFQWHSVSTAEFQRKQELLRSEFRHMRGVKANFTDVRLSAMEDFLSRGDRHLSPVIRQAWKLGAGMDAWWESLEKAYQAWEEAIDEAGLTWKYRQITEGTWQALNQVDEAIESPIDRPLPWDYIDTGINKEWLKEDLQRALAEVTVPDCSFDGCSHCGVCGIDFGHNIVVAPPPIPTPEESVGNNPPAVQRLRVTFGKQGEFSLLSHLDLLRLLDRAIRRASLPISYTNGFHPSPRISIANALSLGTTSSGELVDFELAETVPAEEFLQRLSAQLPDRIPLYGAVEVPLKQGSGAKLLQEAEYEITLDASVAIAAEQWQAWVANIVERDEIILEGRTKSGKRKQVNLRAQLFELELQSVSAEGWAILCYRGSCRNDGTMLRPADVVYLFEVVSGSDKDNSSSLEFQLCRIHRKQLMLKEPSAE is encoded by the coding sequence ATGGCCGTTGCTGTCGAGCGCTTACTCACCCCAGACATTCACAAACCCACGCGTTACATCGGCGGCGAAATTGGTGCAGTCTATAAACCTTGGGACGACGCCACCGTCCATTGGGTTCTGAGCTATCCAGAACTTTACGAACTCGGGTCTTCTAACCTGGGGCATCAGATCCTGTATAAAATTATTAACACTCAACCGCGCCAGCTCTGCGATCGCGCCTATCTTCCCGGACCGGATCTAAACGCCAAGCTGCGATCGACCAATACTCCACTCTTTGCCCTAGAGTCTCGGCGATCGCTGCAAGAATTCGATATTATTGGTTTCAGTCTCGGTTACGAACTGGGAGCGACGAATATCCTAGAAATGCTCGACTTAGCCGGCATTCCGCTTACCTGGACCGAACGGAACTCCAGCAACTTTCCCCTCATCTTTGCCGGCGGACAAACGGCGACCTCGAACCCGGAACCCTATGCCGAATTCCTCGATTTTATTGCCCTCGGTGACGGCGAAGAACTATTACCCGAAATTGGCTTAGTCGTTGAAGAGGGTATTAGAAATAACTTCTCTCGGGAAAATTTGTTGCTCGATCTGGCCCAAGTTCCCGGAGTTTACGTGCCGCAATTTTACGGCCCGAGTGCCGGCGGAACCATTATTCCCCTGCGCTCCGACGTTCCCAAAAAAGTTGTCCGGCGCACGGCTCCTCCCATGCCTGCCTATTCCGTCGGCCTCGTCCCCTATGTCGAAACCATTCACGATCGCCTTATCGTGGAAGTCCGGCGCGGATGCACCCGAGGCTGCCGGTTTTGCCAACCGGGAATGCTGACGCGGCCGGCACGAGATGTGAACCCCGATGACGTGGTTGAAACGCTTTCCGAGGGATTGAAAACTACCGGTTATGACGAAATTTCCTTACTTTCCTTGAGCTGTTCCGACTATCTAGCTCTGCCTGCAGTGGGTATGGAATTGCGCAACCGCTTGCAAGAACAAAAAATTGCGATTTCGCTTCCCAGCCAACGGGTCGATCGCTTTGATGAAAATATTGGTAATATCCTGGGGGAGACTCGCAAAGGTTCCCTGACCTTCGCACCGGAAGCGGGAACCCAACGGATGCGCGATGTCATTAATAAAGGTTTGACCAATGAAGAGCTGCTGCGCGGGGTGAAAAGTGCCTACGACCAAGGATGGGATCGGGTTAAGCTCTATTTTATGATCGGGTTGCCCGGCGAGACGGATGTAGACGTGCTCGGTATTGCTGAAACCGTGGCTTGGTTGCAACGGGAGTGCCGCGCTCCAAAACGAAAGCGGTTGAGCATCACCCTCACTATTTCTAACTTTACGCCGAAACCTCATACGCCGTTCCAGTGGCATTCAGTCTCTACCGCAGAATTTCAGCGCAAACAAGAATTATTGCGCTCTGAGTTTCGCCATATGCGCGGAGTAAAGGCGAATTTCACCGACGTGCGACTTTCAGCTATGGAAGACTTTCTCTCGCGGGGCGATCGCCACTTGAGTCCCGTTATTCGACAAGCCTGGAAATTGGGCGCCGGAATGGATGCCTGGTGGGAGAGTTTGGAGAAAGCGTATCAGGCATGGGAAGAGGCGATCGACGAGGCCGGGTTAACTTGGAAATATCGGCAAATTACGGAAGGGACGTGGCAAGCGCTAAATCAGGTTGACGAGGCGATCGAGTCGCCGATCGATCGCCCTCTACCCTGGGATTATATCGATACGGGAATTAATAAGGAGTGGTTGAAAGAAGACTTACAACGAGCCTTAGCAGAAGTCACCGTTCCCGACTGTTCCTTTGACGGATGCTCGCATTGCGGCGTCTGCGGCATTGACTTCGGCCATAATATTGTCGTCGCTCCCCCTCCCATTCCCACCCCGGAGGAGTCCGTAGGGAATAATCCTCCCGCAGTGCAGCGGTTGCGGGTTACCTTTGGCAAACAGGGCGAATTTTCTCTACTGAGCCATTTAGACTTACTTCGATTGCTCGATCGCGCCATTCGCCGAGCCTCCCTACCCATATCCTACACCAACGGATTTCATCCCAGTCCTCGGATTAGTATTGCCAATGCGCTCTCTTTGGGAACCACCAGTAGCGGGGAGTTAGTCGATTTTGAATTAGCCGAAACCGTTCCGGCAGAGGAGTTTCTCCAACGCTTGTCAGCTCAACTCCCCGATCGCATTCCTCTATACGGCGCTGTGGAGGTTCCCTTAAAACAAGGAAGTGGCGCTAAACTATTACAGGAAGCCGAATACGAAATCACTCTCGATGCTTCAGTCGCGATCGCCGCCGAACAATGGCAAGCATGGGTTGCTAATATTGTAGAGCGCGACGAAATTATTTTAGAGGGGCGCACGAAATCGGGCAAACGGAAACAGGTTAATCTACGCGCTCAATTATTTGAGCTAGAACTCCAGTCCGTTTCGGCAGAAGGCTGGGCAATACTTTGCTATCGAGGCAGTTGTCGCAATGACGGTACGATGCTGCGTCCTGCGGATGTAGTGTATTTGTTTGAGGTCGTTAGCGGTTCCGATAAAGATAATTCGAGTTCCCTAGAATTCCAATTATGCCGCATCCACCGCAAGCAGTTAATGCTCAAAGAGCCATCTGCCGAGTAA
- a CDS encoding AAA-like domain-containing protein, with product MSLLTRMYEYQFGGSLPLNSPTYVVRQADADLFRGVLSGEFCYVLNSRQMGKSSLRVRTIQLLQSRGIVCGVIDLTSIFSRNITAEEWYAAFAYSVLSSFNLADRINLLKWWRDRLAFPPVERLRLLLEEVVLSHIPHNVVIFVDEIDSILGLKFPVDDFFDLICSCYRRRDENPEYQRLTWVLLGVAAPSELIAHPQSSPFDIGREIQLTGFHLQDCLTLAEGLVMKARSPNTVLRQILAWTGGKPFLTQKLCHLVANCAEFIPIGNEEQAIAQLVRSRILNNWEVQDEPEHLRSIRDRLLESRNRTEILELYWQILSQGEIPADESVLQTELRLSGLVVKSPFGNSSARPILQVYNKIYAFVFNKQWLQRTLGYLPIKSVNSWIDNNISDEQRIYDHLLYWVQKEAPTQVIQRVHKLFIQIIGYPDIEISAALRRLTIAIEEQSQFNKILNRCFYTLINHWQIRLSSQSAIVGLIAMFDRIKREDECYPSSMPTYAINLKEVVRAFCDSPEYKTIEQLFVEPIIYATVKEFQESEDYQFLRILINKKDCSDVTPGPLIIPSLKTQVYRYPYLYQYSLIQSNSTRDHQLLLQEIQAERQWDFELSLSQYATYLIKRVSGIQSYQPVANPTLLSDEELYSAIQQFTGKVEGDFSYKELARNFLQDTENVGSYEEFKNHIYDYLISAIDPDFGYHHFYFNLRKKLKSLFPERDRQDFNSILLAKTCQDLLKFLIESPHHPNHYIFVNLIANLGELKTSALLLKIVLLSGQTQSNLGHQLFQWFNYYESQPIDRIQWFVNFLENINVALVINNETLDFDFLQTYLNQNSVHSSNSTVLHR from the coding sequence GTGAGCTTGTTAACTCGCATGTACGAATATCAATTTGGAGGAAGTTTACCTCTAAATTCACCCACCTATGTTGTCCGTCAAGCCGATGCGGATTTGTTTCGCGGTGTCTTGTCTGGAGAATTTTGCTATGTCCTCAACTCGCGACAAATGGGCAAGTCTTCCTTGCGCGTGCGGACAATTCAGTTGTTGCAAAGTCGCGGTATTGTCTGTGGTGTTATCGATTTAACGTCAATTTTTAGTCGCAATATTACGGCTGAAGAATGGTACGCCGCCTTTGCCTATTCGGTGTTAAGTAGTTTCAATTTAGCCGATCGGATTAATTTACTGAAGTGGTGGCGCGATCGCCTCGCTTTTCCTCCCGTAGAACGACTGCGACTGCTCCTCGAAGAAGTCGTCTTATCTCATATTCCCCATAATGTGGTAATTTTTGTTGATGAGATTGATAGTATTCTCGGTCTAAAATTCCCGGTTGATGATTTTTTTGACTTGATTTGTTCCTGCTATCGCCGTCGGGATGAAAATCCGGAATATCAACGACTGACTTGGGTATTGTTGGGGGTTGCCGCTCCCTCAGAATTGATCGCTCATCCGCAAAGCAGTCCGTTTGATATCGGTCGCGAAATTCAGTTAACTGGGTTTCATTTGCAAGATTGTTTGACCTTGGCTGAAGGCTTGGTGATGAAAGCGCGATCGCCAAATACGGTATTGCGACAAATCTTAGCATGGACGGGAGGCAAGCCATTTTTAACGCAGAAGTTATGCCATTTAGTTGCTAATTGTGCCGAGTTTATTCCCATAGGTAATGAAGAACAAGCCATCGCGCAATTAGTGCGATCGCGCATTTTGAATAATTGGGAAGTACAAGACGAACCAGAGCATTTACGCTCGATTCGCGATCGCCTCTTAGAAAGCCGCAACCGCACCGAGATATTAGAACTGTATTGGCAAATTCTAAGTCAGGGGGAAATTCCGGCAGATGAAAGTGTATTGCAAACGGAATTGCGTCTGAGTGGATTAGTTGTAAAATCGCCATTTGGAAATAGTTCGGCACGGCCGATTTTACAAGTTTATAACAAAATTTATGCCTTTGTCTTTAATAAACAATGGCTCCAACGGACTTTGGGGTATTTACCCATAAAATCTGTAAATAGTTGGATCGATAATAATATTTCAGACGAACAACGTATTTACGATCATTTACTCTATTGGGTGCAGAAAGAAGCGCCCACTCAAGTCATTCAACGAGTACACAAATTATTTATTCAAATTATTGGTTATCCGGATATTGAGATTAGTGCTGCTCTGCGTCGCTTAACTATAGCCATTGAAGAACAAAGTCAGTTTAACAAAATTCTCAATCGCTGTTTCTATACTCTGATCAATCATTGGCAAATTCGCTTGTCTTCCCAAAGCGCGATCGTTGGCTTAATTGCCATGTTCGATCGCATTAAGAGGGAGGATGAGTGCTATCCATCTTCCATGCCAACTTATGCGATAAATCTCAAGGAAGTTGTACGTGCATTTTGCGATAGTCCAGAGTATAAAACCATCGAGCAGTTATTTGTCGAACCCATTATTTATGCCACAGTTAAAGAATTTCAAGAAAGCGAAGATTATCAGTTTTTGCGTATTTTAATCAACAAAAAAGATTGTTCTGATGTTACGCCTGGCCCTCTAATTATCCCCTCTCTCAAAACTCAAGTTTATCGCTATCCTTATCTGTATCAATATTCATTGATTCAATCGAATAGTACGAGAGATCATCAACTCTTACTGCAAGAAATTCAAGCCGAACGTCAGTGGGATTTTGAGTTGAGCTTATCCCAATATGCTACCTATCTGATTAAACGTGTCTCGGGTATCCAAAGCTACCAGCCCGTTGCCAACCCGACTCTACTTAGCGATGAGGAATTGTATTCAGCCATTCAACAATTTACTGGTAAAGTTGAGGGGGATTTTAGCTATAAAGAACTGGCCAGGAATTTCTTACAAGACACGGAAAATGTTGGGTCTTATGAAGAATTCAAAAACCATATCTACGATTATCTGATTTCGGCGATCGATCCAGATTTTGGCTATCATCACTTTTATTTTAATCTAAGGAAAAAGTTAAAAAGCTTATTTCCAGAACGCGATCGCCAAGATTTTAACTCGATTTTGCTGGCGAAAACCTGCCAAGACTTACTCAAATTCTTGATTGAAAGTCCGCACCATCCCAATCACTATATTTTTGTCAACTTAATTGCCAATTTAGGCGAGCTGAAAACCAGCGCCCTCCTGCTTAAAATTGTGCTCCTCTCCGGACAAACCCAATCCAATTTAGGACATCAATTGTTCCAATGGTTTAACTACTATGAATCTCAACCTATCGATCGCATTCAATGGTTTGTTAATTTTTTGGAAAACATCAATGTAGCTCTCGTGATTAATAACGAAACCTTAGACTTTGATTTTCTCCAAACTTATTTAAATCAAAATTCAGTACATTCAAGTAACAGTACGGTTCTGCATCGATGA
- a CDS encoding prohibitin family protein: MTRGASPSGTPAAILGIIIAAIILIATNCFVIINPGQAGVLSVLGKARDGALLEGIHFKPPLVAAVDVYDVTVQKFEVPAQSSTRDLQELTARFAINFRLDPLQVVNIRRTQGTLENLVSKIIAPQTQESFKIAAAVRTVEESITKRAKLKEDFDVALNDRLEKYGIIVLDTSVIDLAFSPEFARAVEEKQIAEQRAQRAIYIAQEAEQEAQADVNRAKGKAEAQRLLAETLRAQGGELVLQKEAIEAWRNGGAQMPKVLVMGNDSNSSVPFLFNLSNTDGDV, encoded by the coding sequence ATGACCAGAGGTGCCTCCCCTAGCGGAACTCCAGCCGCTATTTTGGGGATTATTATTGCTGCTATTATCTTAATTGCCACCAATTGCTTTGTCATCATCAATCCCGGCCAAGCGGGAGTTCTGAGTGTTCTGGGAAAAGCCAGAGATGGGGCCTTGCTCGAAGGCATTCATTTCAAACCTCCATTAGTCGCAGCGGTGGATGTTTACGACGTAACCGTGCAAAAATTTGAGGTTCCAGCCCAAAGTTCCACCCGCGATCTGCAAGAATTAACCGCTCGCTTTGCGATTAACTTTCGCCTCGATCCCCTACAAGTGGTGAATATTCGCCGAACTCAGGGGACTCTGGAAAATTTGGTCTCGAAGATTATTGCGCCGCAAACTCAAGAATCGTTTAAAATTGCCGCAGCCGTGCGCACGGTCGAGGAGTCGATTACGAAGCGAGCGAAGTTAAAAGAAGATTTCGACGTAGCGTTGAACGATCGTCTCGAAAAATACGGGATTATTGTCCTCGATACGAGCGTTATTGACTTAGCCTTCTCGCCGGAGTTTGCCCGCGCTGTTGAGGAGAAACAAATCGCCGAACAGCGCGCCCAACGGGCGATTTATATTGCTCAGGAAGCCGAACAAGAAGCTCAAGCAGATGTGAACCGGGCGAAAGGGAAAGCAGAAGCGCAACGCTTGCTGGCAGAGACTTTGCGCGCCCAAGGTGGGGAGTTGGTTCTCCAGAAAGAGGCGATCGAAGCGTGGCGCAATGGTGGCGCTCAGATGCCGAAAGTCTTGGTGATGGGTAACGACTCGAATTCGAGCGTCCCTTTTCTGTTTAATCTGAGCAATACGGATGGAGATGTTTAA
- a CDS encoding NAD(P)/FAD-dependent oxidoreductase, giving the protein MAQQSARIGILGGGFGGLYTALRLSEFSWEGSEKPEIVLIDRRDRFVFMPLLYELVTSEMQTWEIAPPYEELLANTGVRFIQAEVSQIDLDKQEVTLDSDEVLQCDRIVLALGGETPMTWVPGCQEYAIPFRTLEDAYRLEESLRVLEESDKETIRVAIAGGGYSGVELACKLADRLGDRGRIRIVEKAEAILANSAEFNRTAAEAALKERKVWIDLETTIEAISPESMRLSYKGQDDELPVDLVLWTIGTQIAPSIQSLSLKKNKRGQIITAPTLQAVDAPHYFVLGDLADCCDATGQTVPATAQGAIQQADYCAWNLWASLTNRPLLPMRYSHLGEMMALGMENATLTGLGLKLSGPFAHIARRLIYLYRLPTFNHQLKVGLNWVAQPLQTLMLD; this is encoded by the coding sequence ATGGCACAACAATCTGCACGTATTGGTATTTTAGGTGGTGGTTTCGGAGGGTTGTATACGGCCCTGCGTTTGAGCGAGTTTTCGTGGGAAGGGAGCGAGAAACCAGAGATTGTTTTGATCGATCGCCGCGATCGCTTTGTCTTTATGCCCCTACTCTACGAGTTGGTGACCTCAGAGATGCAAACCTGGGAGATTGCTCCCCCGTATGAAGAGCTGCTGGCGAATACTGGAGTGCGCTTTATTCAAGCTGAGGTGAGTCAAATCGATCTGGACAAGCAAGAGGTGACTCTAGATTCGGATGAAGTTCTTCAGTGCGATCGCATTGTCTTAGCCTTAGGTGGGGAAACGCCCATGACTTGGGTTCCCGGATGCCAGGAATATGCCATTCCGTTCCGTACCTTGGAAGATGCCTATCGTTTGGAAGAATCTCTACGAGTTTTGGAAGAGTCGGATAAGGAGACGATTCGGGTGGCGATCGCCGGCGGCGGATATAGTGGAGTAGAATTAGCCTGTAAGCTGGCCGATCGACTCGGCGATCGCGGTCGCATTCGGATCGTGGAAAAAGCCGAAGCCATCTTAGCCAACTCTGCCGAATTTAATCGCACTGCTGCTGAAGCCGCCTTGAAAGAGCGCAAGGTCTGGATTGACCTCGAAACCACCATTGAGGCCATTTCTCCCGAGTCTATGCGTCTATCTTATAAAGGACAAGACGACGAACTGCCCGTCGATCTCGTCCTGTGGACTATTGGCACGCAAATTGCCCCCAGCATTCAGTCTCTCTCGCTCAAGAAAAATAAACGAGGACAGATTATTACCGCGCCGACATTACAAGCCGTTGATGCTCCCCATTACTTTGTCCTGGGAGATCTGGCCGACTGTTGCGATGCCACCGGTCAAACCGTCCCGGCAACGGCTCAAGGTGCCATCCAACAAGCCGACTACTGCGCCTGGAATCTGTGGGCTTCCTTAACCAACCGTCCGTTGCTCCCCATGCGCTATTCTCACTTGGGAGAAATGATGGCCCTGGGAATGGAAAATGCTACACTCACCGGTCTAGGGCTAAAATTGAGCGGCCCGTTCGCCCATATCGCTCGTCGGCTCATTTATCTGTATCGCTTGCCCACATTTAACCATCAATTAAAAGTCGGCTTGAACTGGGTCGCCCAACCCTTACAAACCCTCATGCTAGATTAA
- a CDS encoding HAD-IA family hydrolase, which yields MSPPKVVFLDAVGTLFGVRGSVGEIYSQFAGQFGVEVSADLVDRAFAESFKHAEPSVFPGVSKEELEHYEFTWWKQIARQTFQRARVLEQFTDFDRFFTELYYYFSTFYPWFVYPDVKSALLSWKNQGIQLGVISNFDSRLHQVLKALALEEFFSSVTISTEVCAAKPNRRIFHAALSQYGCKPHQAWHIGDSYQDDYLGATEAGLLGILLQRQAQHPQLFKSVRGRVWSHLQPSAFLTPL from the coding sequence ATGTCACCACCGAAGGTTGTCTTTTTGGATGCTGTTGGAACCCTATTTGGCGTTCGCGGCAGTGTTGGAGAAATCTATAGTCAATTTGCCGGCCAATTTGGCGTTGAAGTCTCTGCGGATTTGGTCGATCGCGCTTTTGCCGAAAGCTTCAAACATGCCGAACCCTCCGTCTTTCCTGGAGTCAGTAAGGAAGAACTCGAGCACTACGAATTTACTTGGTGGAAGCAGATTGCCCGACAAACGTTTCAAAGAGCGAGAGTGTTGGAACAATTCACTGATTTCGATCGCTTTTTTACCGAGCTGTATTATTACTTTTCCACCTTTTATCCTTGGTTTGTCTACCCTGATGTGAAATCGGCGCTGTTAAGCTGGAAAAATCAGGGCATTCAACTGGGCGTGATCTCCAATTTTGACTCTCGCCTGCACCAAGTTCTGAAAGCACTAGCCTTAGAAGAGTTTTTTTCATCGGTGACAATTTCCACAGAAGTTTGCGCCGCCAAACCGAATCGAAGAATTTTTCATGCCGCTCTATCTCAGTATGGATGTAAACCCCATCAAGCCTGGCATATTGGCGATAGCTATCAAGATGATTATCTCGGAGCAACGGAAGCCGGTTTACTGGGAATTTTACTGCAACGGCAAGCCCAACATCCCCAGCTATTCAAGAGCGTTCGAGGTCGCGTTTGGTCTCATCTGCAACCTTCAGCATTCTTGACCCCTTTATAA
- a CDS encoding shikimate dehydrogenase: MQPIQGTTDLLGIIGHPVEHSLSPAMHNAALSDLGVDCAYIPFPVAPEHLEAALQGLHAVGTLGLNVTIPHKQAVIPYLSEITPVARAVGAVNTLWRSDRGWRGTNTDVAGFIAPLQRMARDWSDAKVAILGYGGAARAVVAGCLQLGVTQIHIVGRDRDRLQRFQHSWDAPLNIHLWQELSSLLAETTLLVNSTPVGMFPDTNCSPGSKEDLSKLPSGAIAYDLIYNPRPTQFLQLANALGFTTIDGSEMLVQQGAAALELWLGRSVPVSIMRQTLLNALQS, from the coding sequence ATGCAACCTATTCAAGGCACGACAGACCTGCTCGGCATTATCGGACACCCCGTGGAACATTCATTGTCTCCCGCTATGCATAATGCAGCATTGTCAGATTTAGGGGTTGACTGTGCTTATATCCCGTTTCCCGTGGCTCCGGAGCATCTGGAGGCGGCTTTGCAAGGACTACATGCTGTGGGAACCCTGGGATTGAATGTGACTATTCCCCATAAGCAAGCCGTCATTCCCTATTTGTCCGAGATTACTCCCGTCGCACGAGCGGTGGGAGCGGTGAATACCCTTTGGCGGAGCGATCGCGGATGGCGCGGAACCAATACGGATGTTGCCGGATTTATTGCTCCTTTGCAAAGGATGGCTCGTGACTGGTCGGATGCTAAGGTCGCAATTCTCGGTTATGGAGGCGCTGCCCGAGCCGTAGTAGCGGGTTGCTTGCAGTTGGGAGTAACTCAAATTCATATTGTCGGTCGCGATCGCGATCGATTGCAAAGGTTTCAGCACAGTTGGGACGCTCCGTTAAACATTCATCTTTGGCAGGAATTATCTTCTCTATTAGCTGAAACCACTCTTTTAGTCAATAGTACTCCAGTGGGGATGTTTCCCGATACAAACTGCTCTCCTGGGAGCAAAGAGGATTTAAGTAAACTCCCCAGTGGCGCGATCGCGTACGATCTAATTTATAATCCTCGTCCGACTCAGTTTCTCCAGCTAGCAAATGCTCTCGGTTTCACCACCATTGACGGCAGCGAAATGTTAGTTCAACAAGGAGCGGCGGCTTTAGAACTCTGGCTGGGGCGATCCGTTCCCGTTTCTATCATGCGCCAAACGTTACTGAATGCGTTGCAATCTTAG